A single region of the Sphingobium sp. TKS genome encodes:
- a CDS encoding phosphatidate cytidylyltransferase has translation MSSELRTRAIVGAILIFVALGALFSGGFLFWLLLVVAGVLMQGEWGDLTGATPENRKLAMFAISVPLAILCPLAAGVSWLAFGLMAAAFFFVALVGRSVKLALGVPYIVVPVMALLYLRAQVPPNPSGLLLTLWALALVWATDIGAYFAGRSIGGPKLAPRISPSKTWSGLGGGVLAALLVGFLLYRFAGLPVQLAAASGLLAVAAQLGDLLESWMKRRAGVKDSGTLLPGHGGVMDRLDGVVAAAPLAAICYMMLVLP, from the coding sequence ATGTCGAGCGAGCTTCGGACGCGCGCGATCGTCGGCGCCATCCTCATTTTCGTGGCGCTGGGCGCGCTGTTTTCGGGCGGTTTTCTCTTCTGGCTGTTGCTGGTCGTGGCGGGCGTGCTGATGCAGGGGGAGTGGGGCGATCTGACGGGCGCCACGCCGGAAAACCGCAAGCTCGCCATGTTCGCCATATCGGTGCCGCTGGCGATTCTCTGTCCGCTCGCCGCAGGGGTGTCCTGGTTGGCTTTCGGGCTGATGGCAGCGGCCTTTTTTTTCGTCGCGCTGGTCGGCCGGTCGGTGAAGCTGGCGCTAGGCGTGCCCTATATCGTCGTGCCGGTGATGGCCTTGCTGTATCTCCGCGCTCAGGTGCCGCCAAACCCTTCGGGCCTGCTGCTGACCCTTTGGGCGCTGGCGTTGGTCTGGGCGACCGATATTGGGGCTTATTTCGCGGGCCGGTCCATTGGCGGGCCAAAGCTGGCTCCGCGCATCAGCCCGTCCAAGACCTGGTCGGGCCTGGGCGGCGGCGTGCTGGCGGCGCTGCTCGTCGGGTTCCTGCTCTATCGTTTTGCCGGGTTGCCGGTGCAGCTCGCGGCGGCCAGCGGCCTGCTGGCGGTGGCGGCGCAGTTGGGCGACCTGCTGGAAAGCTGGATGAAGCGCCGCGCAGGGGTGAAGGATAGCGGTACGCTGCTTCCCGGCCATGGCGGGGTGATGGACCGGCTGGACGGCGTGGTCGCGGCGGCGCCTTTGGCGGCGATCTGCTATATGATGCTGGTGCTGCCCTGA
- the tsf gene encoding translation elongation factor Ts, translating into MAEITAAAVKELRDRSGAGMMDCKKALTEANGDIEAATDWLRAKGLAAAQKKSSRTAAEGLVGVAVAGTKGVAVEVNSETDFVAKNDQFQDFVRTTAEVALNSGVADAEALGAQAHPAGGTISEKLVANIATIGENQTLRRIGQVEVSQGVVVPYVHNAAAPGLGKIGVLVALEGDASADVLEPLGKQIAMHIAAAFPLALSAADIDPALLERERAIAAEKAAESGKPAEIVAKMVDGAVAKYAKENALLSQLFVMDNKTPVADVVAKAAKEAGASITLKNYVRFQLGEGIEKETSDFAAEVAAAAGVA; encoded by the coding sequence ATGGCCGAGATTACCGCTGCCGCCGTCAAGGAACTGCGCGACCGTTCGGGCGCGGGCATGATGGATTGCAAGAAGGCGCTCACCGAAGCCAATGGCGACATCGAGGCCGCAACCGACTGGCTGCGCGCCAAGGGTCTGGCCGCCGCGCAGAAGAAGTCGAGCCGCACCGCCGCCGAAGGTCTGGTCGGCGTTGCCGTCGCCGGCACCAAGGGCGTCGCCGTCGAAGTGAACAGCGAAACCGACTTCGTCGCCAAGAACGACCAGTTCCAGGATTTCGTCCGCACCACTGCCGAAGTCGCGCTGAACAGCGGCGTTGCCGATGCCGAAGCGCTGGGCGCGCAGGCGCACCCGGCTGGCGGCACCATCTCGGAAAAGCTGGTCGCGAACATCGCCACCATCGGTGAAAACCAGACCCTGCGCCGCATCGGCCAGGTCGAAGTGAGCCAGGGCGTGGTCGTGCCCTATGTCCACAACGCGGCTGCTCCGGGCCTGGGCAAGATCGGCGTGCTGGTCGCGCTGGAAGGCGATGCGTCGGCTGACGTTCTGGAGCCGCTGGGCAAGCAGATCGCGATGCACATCGCCGCGGCCTTCCCGCTGGCGCTGTCGGCTGCCGACATCGATCCGGCCCTGCTGGAGCGTGAGCGCGCCATCGCCGCTGAAAAGGCTGCCGAATCGGGCAAGCCTGCCGAAATCGTCGCCAAGATGGTCGACGGCGCGGTCGCCAAATATGCCAAGGAAAACGCGCTGCTCAGCCAGCTCTTCGTGATGGACAACAAGACCCCGGTCGCTGATGTCGTCGCCAAGGCGGCGAAGGAAGCCGGCGCGTCGATCACGCTGAAGAACTATGTCCGCTTCCAGCTTGGTGAAGGCATTGAGAAGGAAACGAGCGACTTTGCCGCTGAAGTGGCTGCTGCCGCTGGCGTCGCCTGA
- a CDS encoding GNAT family N-acetyltransferase gives MIETERLSLRPYTLADFTPYLAMWSDPENVRHIGGQPLSREDAWNRLLRYAGHWTLLGYGIFAVIEKTSGRYIGETGLADFHRGLGEDFDGAGEAAWIFVSDVHGRGYALEAAQAAHDWFTERMGAARTVCLIDPANQPSLSLAGKLGYEPFGQAVYKGRTAVMLERSSA, from the coding sequence ACGGAACGATTGAGCCTGCGCCCCTACACGCTCGCTGATTTTACACCCTATCTCGCCATGTGGTCCGACCCGGAAAATGTGCGGCACATAGGCGGACAGCCCCTGTCGCGGGAAGATGCATGGAACCGCCTTTTGCGTTATGCAGGCCATTGGACCTTGCTGGGCTACGGGATTTTCGCGGTGATCGAAAAGACATCCGGCCGCTATATCGGAGAGACCGGGCTGGCCGATTTTCATCGCGGCCTTGGCGAGGATTTCGACGGGGCCGGTGAAGCCGCATGGATTTTTGTATCGGACGTGCATGGACGCGGCTATGCGCTCGAGGCTGCCCAGGCCGCCCATGACTGGTTCACCGAGCGCATGGGCGCTGCGCGGACCGTCTGCCTGATCGATCCGGCCAACCAGCCTTCGCTCAGCCTCGCGGGCAAGCTGGGCTACGAACCGTTTGGCCAAGCGGTGTACAAAGGGCGGACCGCCGTCATGTTGGAAAGATCGTCCGCATAG
- the frr gene encoding ribosome recycling factor, with the protein MAQYDKADLERRMHGAVESLKGDLAGLRTGRANIQLLDPVTVEVYGAHMPLNQVATVSAPEPRMLSVQVWDKTNVGPCDKAIRSAGLGLNPIVDGQTLRLPIPDLTEERRKELAKLASKYAEGARIAVRNVRRDGMDSLKADEKKGEISEDERKRLETEVQKLTDSTIADIDAVTAAKEKEILGQ; encoded by the coding sequence ATGGCTCAATATGACAAGGCTGACCTTGAACGCCGCATGCACGGCGCCGTCGAATCGCTGAAGGGCGATCTTGCCGGTCTGCGCACCGGTCGCGCCAATATCCAGTTGCTCGATCCCGTGACGGTCGAGGTTTATGGCGCGCACATGCCGCTCAACCAGGTGGCGACCGTTTCCGCGCCCGAACCGCGCATGCTGTCGGTGCAGGTGTGGGACAAGACCAATGTCGGCCCCTGCGACAAGGCGATCCGCTCGGCGGGCCTTGGCCTCAACCCGATCGTCGATGGCCAGACGCTGCGCCTGCCGATCCCGGACCTGACCGAGGAACGCCGCAAGGAACTGGCCAAGCTCGCCAGCAAATATGCCGAAGGCGCCCGCATCGCCGTCCGCAATGTACGCCGCGACGGCATGGACAGCCTCAAGGCTGACGAGAAGAAGGGCGAAATCAGCGAAGACGAGCGCAAACGCCTGGAAACCGAGGTCCAGAAGCTAACCGACAGCACGATCGCGGACATCGATGCGGTGACGGCGGCCAAGGAAAAGGAAATTCTCGGTCAGTGA
- the pyrH gene encoding UMP kinase, which translates to MTRPAFKRILLKLSGEVLMGQGQFGIEPETVDRVAREIAAAKDAGFELCVVVGGGNIFRGLAGAAKGFDRASADYMGMLATVMNALAVQNALEKIGYDTRVQSAIPMASVCEPYIRRKAVRHMEKGRIVIFAAGTGSPYFTTDTTAALRAAEMNCDALFKGTSVDGIYNADPKNVPDAARYEEISFDRVLNDNLKVMDASAIALCRENNIPIVVFNIRETGNLAKVLAGDGVATIVQNQER; encoded by the coding sequence ATGACCCGACCCGCCTTCAAGCGCATCTTGTTGAAACTCTCGGGCGAAGTGCTGATGGGGCAGGGGCAGTTCGGCATCGAGCCGGAGACCGTGGATCGGGTCGCGCGGGAGATCGCGGCGGCCAAGGATGCCGGTTTCGAACTGTGCGTGGTCGTCGGCGGTGGCAATATCTTCCGCGGTCTGGCGGGGGCGGCCAAGGGCTTCGACCGGGCGAGCGCGGACTATATGGGCATGCTTGCCACCGTCATGAACGCGCTGGCGGTGCAGAATGCACTGGAAAAGATCGGCTATGACACCCGCGTCCAGTCCGCCATTCCGATGGCCTCGGTCTGCGAACCCTATATCCGGCGCAAGGCGGTGCGGCATATGGAGAAGGGCCGGATCGTCATCTTCGCGGCGGGCACCGGCAGTCCCTATTTCACCACCGACACCACGGCGGCGCTGCGTGCGGCGGAAATGAACTGCGACGCGCTGTTCAAGGGCACCAGCGTCGATGGCATCTATAATGCCGATCCGAAAAATGTACCGGACGCCGCGCGCTATGAAGAGATCAGCTTCGATCGCGTGCTGAACGATAATCTCAAGGTCATGGATGCGAGCGCCATTGCGCTCTGCCGCGAAAACAATATTCCCATCGTCGTGTTCAATATCCGCGAAACCGGCAATCTGGCCAAGGTGCTGGCCGGCGACGGTGTGGCGACGATCGTGCAAAATCAGGAGCGCTGA
- a CDS encoding isoprenyl transferase produces the protein MASQAKPDLTSGAPAHGARHVDGMRAGSPGPRHVAIIMDGNGRWAKKRFLPRVAGHRAGVEAVRRVARAAQELGLECLTLYAFSSENWKRPASEVADLMGLLRHFIQADLDEFHANGVRLRIIGNYQALDPSLVDLIESAVARTAGNCGPIIAIALNYGAQDELVRMAQSLARRVAAGEIAAEEIGIGDVDAALYTADLPPLDLMIRTSGEQRLSNFMLWQAAYAELYFTDMLWPDFDGRALAAALDAFRLRDRRFGGL, from the coding sequence ATGGCCAGCCAAGCCAAACCCGATCTGACCAGCGGCGCGCCAGCCCATGGCGCACGCCACGTCGATGGCATGCGCGCGGGCTCTCCCGGACCTCGCCACGTCGCCATCATCATGGACGGCAATGGCCGTTGGGCGAAGAAGCGCTTCCTGCCCCGCGTCGCCGGCCATCGCGCCGGGGTGGAGGCGGTACGCCGGGTCGCCCGCGCGGCTCAGGAGTTGGGGCTGGAATGCCTGACGCTCTACGCCTTTTCCTCCGAAAACTGGAAACGCCCGGCGAGCGAGGTGGCGGACCTGATGGGGCTGCTGCGGCATTTCATCCAGGCCGATCTGGACGAATTCCACGCCAATGGCGTGCGGCTGCGGATCATCGGTAATTATCAGGCGCTCGATCCATCGCTGGTCGACCTGATCGAAAGCGCGGTGGCGCGCACCGCCGGGAACTGTGGCCCGATTATTGCCATTGCGCTCAATTATGGAGCGCAGGACGAACTGGTGCGGATGGCGCAGAGTCTGGCGCGCCGCGTGGCCGCTGGTGAGATCGCGGCGGAGGAGATCGGCATCGGCGATGTCGATGCCGCGCTCTACACCGCCGATCTGCCGCCGCTCGACCTCATGATCCGGACCTCGGGCGAGCAGCGGCTCAGCAATTTCATGTTGTGGCAGGCCGCCTATGCGGAGCTTTATTTCACCGACATGCTGTGGCCGGATTTCGACGGGCGGGCCTTGGCCGCCGCGCTGGATGCCTTCCGCTTGAGGGACCGCCGTTTCGGCGGGCTGTGA
- a CDS encoding CDP-alcohol phosphatidyltransferase family protein, producing the protein MRQRRTIPRGLRRGITLRMVAPNAVTAMALCFGLTGVRYGISGEWERAVLSILIAGVLDGLDGRIARLLRGESRFGAELDSLSDSIAFGVAPALVLYLWSLYAMPKFGWIFALAHALSCALRLARFNANIDADVQPHKSAGFLTGVPAPAGAGLAFVPLYIWLVTGEPLFREWYVVAPWTAFTAFLMISNIATYSWSALRLRKRIRLEAIALAGLLAALLITDPWLTLLVLCALYLSLIPFGMMSYAKVRSQRLSEGQ; encoded by the coding sequence ATGCGACAGCGCCGAACCATCCCGCGCGGCCTGCGCCGGGGGATCACCCTGCGGATGGTGGCGCCCAATGCCGTGACGGCGATGGCGCTATGCTTCGGCCTGACCGGCGTGCGCTACGGCATTTCGGGGGAGTGGGAGAGGGCGGTACTCTCGATCCTCATCGCCGGGGTATTGGACGGGCTGGATGGCCGCATCGCCCGGCTGTTGCGGGGTGAAAGCCGTTTTGGCGCGGAGCTGGACTCGCTGTCGGATTCCATCGCTTTCGGCGTGGCGCCCGCATTGGTCCTCTATCTCTGGTCGCTCTATGCCATGCCGAAATTCGGCTGGATCTTCGCGCTCGCCCATGCGCTCTCCTGCGCGCTGCGGCTGGCACGCTTCAACGCCAATATCGATGCCGACGTGCAGCCGCATAAATCGGCCGGTTTCCTGACCGGCGTTCCGGCTCCGGCGGGGGCGGGGTTGGCCTTTGTGCCGCTCTATATCTGGCTGGTGACGGGCGAGCCGCTGTTCCGTGAGTGGTATGTGGTGGCGCCCTGGACCGCTTTCACCGCTTTCCTGATGATCTCCAACATCGCGACCTATAGCTGGTCGGCGCTTCGCCTGCGCAAGCGGATCAGGCTGGAGGCGATCGCGCTCGCCGGTCTGCTGGCGGCGCTGCTGATCACTGATCCCTGGCTGACGCTGCTCGTCCTGTGCGCCCTCTATCTCTCGCTCATCCCCTTCGGCATGATGTCCTATGCCAAGGTGCGCAGCCAGCGGTTGAGCGAGGGACAATAG
- a CDS encoding phosphatidylserine decarboxylase: MENDELTVALGGNVKWRFPSIHPEGVKFGLIAAAITALLFLVGWEIPGWLMVMVTIWVLAFFRDPVRAVPQDERAIVAPADGLVTLIQRVPPPREMAGPDGLGDQPMIRVSIFMSVFDVHINRTPIGGTVKSVVYISGKFLNADLDKASEDNERQHILVERHDGVRIGFTQIAGLVARRIVPFVKPGDMVAAGQRIGLIRFGSRVDVYLPAGTAPRVVLGQRTVAGETILGQMGDMRVISGIQQ, from the coding sequence ATGGAAAATGACGAACTGACCGTCGCGCTGGGCGGCAATGTGAAATGGCGATTTCCCTCGATTCATCCCGAAGGCGTCAAATTCGGCCTGATCGCGGCGGCTATCACGGCGCTGCTGTTCCTGGTCGGCTGGGAGATTCCCGGCTGGCTGATGGTGATGGTGACGATCTGGGTGCTGGCCTTTTTCCGCGATCCGGTCCGCGCCGTGCCGCAGGACGAGCGCGCCATCGTCGCCCCGGCCGATGGGCTGGTGACGCTGATCCAGCGCGTGCCGCCTCCGCGCGAGATGGCGGGGCCGGACGGGCTGGGCGATCAGCCGATGATCCGCGTGTCGATCTTCATGAGCGTGTTCGACGTGCACATCAACCGCACGCCGATCGGCGGCACGGTGAAGTCCGTGGTCTATATTTCGGGCAAGTTCCTGAACGCCGATCTTGACAAGGCGAGCGAGGATAATGAGCGCCAGCATATATTGGTCGAGCGGCATGACGGCGTGCGCATCGGTTTCACGCAGATTGCGGGCCTTGTGGCGCGGCGGATCGTGCCGTTCGTGAAGCCTGGCGACATGGTCGCCGCCGGACAGCGCATCGGCCTGATCCGCTTCGGTAGCCGGGTCGACGTCTATCTGCCCGCCGGAACCGCGCCGCGCGTGGTGCTGGGGCAGCGCACCGTGGCGGGCGAGACGATCCTTGGCCAGATGGGCGACATGCGCGTGATTTCCGGGATTCAACAATAA
- the rpsB gene encoding 30S ribosomal protein S2 — MAAPVVTMHQLIEAGAHFGHQTHRWNPRMKPYIFGERNGIHILDLSQTVPLFGRALDFVSATVAAGGKVLFVGTKRQAQDPIAEAARKSGQHFVNHRWLGGMLTNWKTISGSIKRLKTLEEKLSGDTHGFTKKEVLQMTREREKLELSLGGIRDMNGIPDVMFVIDANKEELAIKEANTLGIPVVAILDSNVSPDGIAFPVPANDDASRAIRLYCDAIATAATKGNRGAQQASGVDLGALDEPEVEEVVAQA, encoded by the coding sequence ATGGCGGCCCCTGTCGTCACCATGCACCAATTGATCGAGGCTGGCGCCCATTTCGGCCACCAGACCCACCGCTGGAACCCGCGCATGAAGCCGTACATCTTCGGTGAGCGCAACGGCATCCACATCCTTGACCTGTCGCAGACCGTGCCGCTGTTCGGCCGCGCGCTGGACTTCGTGTCGGCGACCGTCGCCGCGGGTGGCAAGGTGCTGTTCGTCGGCACCAAGCGCCAGGCGCAGGATCCGATCGCTGAAGCCGCCCGCAAGTCGGGCCAGCATTTCGTCAACCACCGCTGGCTGGGCGGCATGCTCACCAACTGGAAGACGATCTCCGGTTCGATCAAGCGTCTGAAGACCCTGGAAGAGAAGCTGTCGGGCGACACCCACGGCTTCACCAAGAAGGAAGTCCTTCAGATGACCCGCGAGCGCGAGAAGCTCGAGCTGTCGCTGGGCGGCATCCGCGACATGAACGGCATCCCTGATGTCATGTTCGTGATCGACGCCAACAAGGAAGAACTGGCGATCAAGGAAGCCAACACGCTGGGCATCCCGGTCGTCGCGATCCTCGATTCGAACGTCTCGCCCGACGGCATCGCCTTCCCGGTTCCGGCGAACGATGACGCCAGCCGCGCCATCCGCCTCTATTGCGACGCCATCGCTACCGCCGCCACCAAGGGCAACCGTGGTGCGCAGCAGGCTTCGGGCGTCGATCTGGGCGCTCTGGACGAGCCTGAGGTCGAAGAGGTCGTCGCTCAGGCCTGA
- a CDS encoding NADP-dependent isocitrate dehydrogenase has product MAKIKVKNPVVEIDGDEMTRIIWEWIRERLILPYLDIDLKYYDLGVEKRDETNDQITIDSANAIKEHGVGVKCATITPDEARVEEFGLKEMWKSPNGTIRNILGGVVFREPIVIRNVPRLVPGWTDPIVIGRHAFGDQYRATDFLVPGPGKLRMVWDGENGEKIEKDVFNFPSSGVAMGMYNLDDSIRDFARASMNYALGRGWPLYLSTKNTILKAYDGRFKDLFQEVFDKEFADQFKAVGAVYEHRLIDDMVASALKWSGKFVWACKNYDGDVQSDTVAQGFGSLGLMTSVLLSPDGKTVEAEAAHGTVTRHYRQHQQGKATSTNPIASIFAWTQGLAYRGKFDETPEVTKFAETLEKVCIETVENGAMTKDLALLIGPEQAWMTTEQFFEAIRVNLETAMGQWK; this is encoded by the coding sequence ATGGCAAAGATCAAGGTGAAAAACCCCGTCGTGGAAATCGACGGCGACGAAATGACCCGGATCATCTGGGAATGGATTCGTGAGCGCCTGATCCTCCCCTATCTCGACATCGACCTGAAATATTACGATCTGGGCGTCGAGAAGCGCGACGAAACCAACGACCAGATCACCATCGATTCCGCCAACGCGATCAAGGAACATGGCGTCGGCGTGAAGTGCGCCACCATCACCCCTGACGAAGCCCGTGTCGAAGAATTCGGCCTCAAGGAAATGTGGAAGTCGCCCAACGGCACCATCCGCAACATCCTGGGCGGCGTCGTGTTCCGCGAACCGATCGTCATCCGCAACGTGCCCCGCCTGGTGCCCGGCTGGACCGACCCGATCGTCATCGGCCGCCACGCCTTTGGCGACCAGTATCGCGCCACCGATTTCCTCGTCCCCGGCCCCGGCAAGCTGCGCATGGTGTGGGACGGCGAAAATGGCGAGAAGATCGAGAAGGACGTCTTCAACTTCCCCAGCTCCGGCGTCGCCATGGGCATGTACAATCTGGACGATTCGATCCGCGATTTCGCCCGCGCCAGCATGAACTATGCGCTTGGCCGCGGCTGGCCGCTCTACCTGTCGACCAAGAACACCATCCTCAAGGCCTATGACGGCCGCTTCAAGGATCTGTTCCAGGAAGTGTTCGACAAGGAGTTCGCCGACCAGTTCAAGGCGGTGGGCGCCGTTTACGAACACCGCCTGATCGACGACATGGTCGCCTCCGCCCTCAAGTGGAGCGGCAAGTTCGTCTGGGCGTGCAAGAATTATGACGGCGACGTCCAGTCGGATACCGTGGCGCAGGGCTTCGGTTCGCTCGGCCTCATGACCTCCGTGCTGCTCTCGCCCGACGGCAAGACCGTCGAGGCCGAAGCCGCGCACGGCACCGTCACCCGCCACTATCGCCAGCATCAGCAGGGCAAGGCGACCTCGACCAACCCGATCGCGTCGATCTTCGCCTGGACCCAGGGCTTGGCCTATCGCGGCAAGTTCGACGAGACGCCGGAAGTCACCAAATTTGCCGAAACGCTGGAAAAGGTCTGCATCGAAACCGTCGAAAACGGCGCGATGACCAAGGATCTGGCCCTGCTGATCGGTCCGGAGCAGGCATGGATGACCACCGAGCAGTTCTTCGAGGCGATCCGCGTGAACCTCGAAACCGCCATGGGCCAGTGGAAATAA
- a CDS encoding carbon-nitrogen hydrolase family protein yields MTTTAKKRLEVRAAVPADVRGIHRLIARVYPGLPNYSLATLRGQINNFPTGCFVALYDNKVVGYCATMRVSKAMAFSPHDWEEITANGFGTRHSAAGEWLYGYEMAVDPKLRGLRIGQRLYDERKELAEELDLHGIVIAGRMPGYARAKRRVQGPADYFDKVVHGKIRDQVISFQLKNQFEPLGVLENYLPEDKPSDGHAAHLVWRNPYVDPDEAPEMRVPRGVESVRLATCQLQARAVKDFDEFIRNIEYFVDVAADYHSDFIVFPELFTLPLLSYETKKLSPIEAIDKLTSYTPRLTKELERMALEYNINIIGGSHPTRADDGDIQNIAYVALRDGSLHTQEKIHPTPNEAFWWNIKGGDSLDVIQTDCGPIGVLICYDSEFPELARRLVDQGARIIFVPFCTDSRLGYMRVRYCAQARAIENQCYVVMSGNVGNLPNVDNMDIQYAQSAILTPCDLPFARDGIAAESTENVETLTMADVNLADLSWARAEGTVRNLRDRRFDLYHIDWDNNPDHAHAPSGGPVPAGGHNAPGGG; encoded by the coding sequence ATGACGACGACAGCCAAGAAACGACTGGAAGTTCGGGCTGCGGTTCCGGCGGACGTGCGCGGCATCCACCGGCTGATCGCCCGCGTCTATCCGGGCCTCCCCAATTATTCGCTGGCCACCCTGCGCGGCCAGATCAACAATTTCCCGACCGGCTGCTTCGTCGCGCTCTACGACAATAAGGTCGTGGGCTATTGCGCGACCATGCGCGTCAGCAAGGCGATGGCCTTTTCCCCTCATGATTGGGAGGAGATCACCGCCAACGGCTTCGGCACGCGGCACAGCGCGGCGGGCGAGTGGCTCTACGGCTATGAAATGGCCGTTGACCCCAAGCTGCGTGGCCTGCGCATCGGCCAGCGCCTCTATGACGAGCGCAAGGAACTGGCCGAGGAACTGGACCTGCACGGCATCGTCATCGCTGGTCGCATGCCCGGCTATGCCCGCGCGAAACGGCGCGTCCAAGGTCCGGCCGACTATTTCGACAAGGTCGTGCATGGCAAGATCCGCGATCAGGTGATCAGCTTCCAGCTCAAGAACCAGTTCGAACCGCTGGGCGTGCTGGAAAATTATCTGCCGGAGGACAAGCCGTCGGACGGCCATGCCGCCCATCTGGTCTGGCGTAATCCCTATGTCGACCCTGACGAAGCGCCCGAAATGCGGGTGCCGCGCGGCGTCGAAAGCGTCCGCCTCGCCACCTGCCAGTTGCAGGCCCGCGCCGTGAAGGATTTTGACGAGTTCATCCGCAACATCGAATATTTCGTCGACGTCGCGGCGGACTACCACTCCGACTTCATCGTCTTCCCAGAACTGTTCACCCTGCCGCTGCTCTCCTACGAAACGAAAAAGCTCTCTCCCATCGAGGCGATCGACAAGCTCACCAGCTACACCCCGCGCCTGACCAAAGAACTGGAGCGGATGGCGCTGGAATATAATATCAACATCATCGGCGGCTCCCATCCGACGCGCGCCGACGATGGCGACATTCAGAACATCGCCTATGTCGCCCTGCGCGACGGGTCGCTCCATACGCAGGAGAAGATCCACCCTACGCCGAACGAAGCCTTTTGGTGGAACATCAAGGGCGGGGATTCGCTGGACGTGATCCAGACGGACTGCGGGCCGATCGGCGTGCTCATCTGCTATGATAGCGAATTTCCGGAACTGGCGCGGCGGCTGGTGGACCAGGGCGCGCGGATCATCTTCGTGCCCTTCTGCACCGACTCGCGTCTGGGTTACATGCGCGTGCGCTATTGCGCGCAGGCCCGGGCGATCGAGAACCAATGCTATGTCGTCATGTCGGGCAATGTCGGCAATCTGCCCAATGTCGACAATATGGACATCCAATATGCCCAAAGCGCGATCCTGACGCCTTGCGACCTGCCCTTTGCGCGGGACGGGATAGCGGCGGAATCGACCGAGAATGTCGAGACGCTGACCATGGCGGACGTGAATCTGGCCGACCTGAGCTGGGCGCGGGCGGAAGGCACGGTGCGCAACCTGCGCGACCGGCGGTTCGACCTCTATCATATCGACTGGGACAACAATCCCGACCACGCCCATGCGCCGAGCGGCGGGCCGGTGCCGGCAGGCGGCCATAATGCGCCGGGCGGCGGGTGA